In one Leishmania panamensis strain MHOM/PA/94/PSC-1 chromosome 14 sequence genomic region, the following are encoded:
- a CDS encoding fatty acid elongase, putative (TriTrypDB/GeneDB-style sysID: LpmP.14.0650), which yields MQWVDNWGANHYDGYAFKQWLLDNHDIAIYVAVGYITFVFQAPKLVSKYLNLPANAKTSPLVPVINKTWAVWNILLSAFAFYGTTRVVPPLLYNLKTYGLHDTLCTFRPDEFYTSDVGVALGLFTISKVPEFGDTFFLVLKGTKLRFLSWFHHTAMFLYVWLSYETGSSTLICAAAMNYFVHTIMYFYFFLSEAGFKSLARPFAMYITLLQLAQMVGVMFVSGYVIVQKYILADQGITDGMTGSCSGTTMATARLQLGIYTAFLYLFGEMFMNNHVRPRAAKKAD from the coding sequence ATGCAGTGGGTCGACAACTGGGGTGCCAACCACTACGATGGCTACGCCTTCAAGCAGTGGCTGCTCGACAACCACGACATTGCCATCTACGTTGCCGTTGGGTACATCACCTTCGTTTTTCAGGCGCCCAAGCTGGTGTCCAAGTACCTGAACCTGCCCGCGAATGCCAAGACCAGCCCCCTCGTGCCGGTTATCAACAAGACCTGGGCCGTGTGGAACATCCTCCTGTCCGCCTTTGCCTTTTACGGCACGACGCgcgtggtgccgccgctgctgtacaACCTTAAAACGTACGGCCTGCACGACACCCTCTGCACCTTCCGCCCGGATGAGTTCTACACGTCCGACGTCGGCGTAGCGCTAGGCCTCTTCACCATCTCCAAGGTCCCCGAATTCGGAGATACCTTCTTCCTGGTCCTGAAGGGCACGAAGCTGCGCTTCCTCTCCTGGTTCCACCACACCGCCATGTTCCTGTACGTGTGGCTCTCGTACGAgaccggcagcagcaccctcatctgcgccgctgccatgaACTACTTCGTGCACACCATCATGTACTTCTACTTCTTCCTGTCAGAGGCCGGCTTCAAGAGCCTCGCCCGCCCGTTCGCCATGTAcatcacgctgctgcagctggcgcagatGGTCGGTGTGATGTTTGTGTCGGGCTACGTCATTGTCCAGAAGTACATCCTGGCTGACCAAGGTATCACCGACGGCATGACAGGGTCGTGCTCTGGCACCACCATGGCAACGGCCCGCCTGCAGCTCGGCATCTACACAGCGTTCCTCTACCTGTTCGGCGAGATGTTCATGAACAACCATGTGCGCCCGCGCGCTGCCAAGAAAGCGGACTAa